A window of Amycolatopsis australiensis contains these coding sequences:
- a CDS encoding MiaB/RimO family radical SAM methylthiotransferase, which yields MTAVRTVSLVTLGCARNEVDSDELAARLGESGWRVAAPGVSADVVVVNTCGFIEAAKKESIDAVLAAAGQGAKVVAVGCLAERYGRELADALPEADAVLSFDDYSRIGERVADVVRGHAHPAHTPRDRRKLLPITPAERPAATPGRGPRVLRHRLGGGPVASLKLASGCDRRCSFCAIPSFRGAFVSRPPAEVLAEAEWLAGHGVRELVLVSENSTSYGKDLGDLRALEKLLPKLAAVADRVRVTYLQPAELRPGLLEVIAGTPGVAPYFDLSFQHASGPVLRRMRRFGDRDRFLGLLGQIRAAAPDAGVRSNFIVGFPGETDADFAELKLFLEQARLDAAGVFGYSDEDGTEAAGLPGKVPAPVLAERVEELSVLAETVVSRRAADRVGTRTEVLAGPGGRGWAAHQGPEVDGHVTFRGVAPEPGSLVRAEIVGTRGVDLEARVVTQER from the coding sequence CTGACCGCCGTGCGCACCGTCTCACTGGTGACGCTGGGCTGCGCGCGCAACGAAGTCGACTCCGACGAGCTGGCCGCCCGGCTCGGCGAGTCCGGCTGGCGCGTCGCCGCTCCCGGGGTCAGCGCCGACGTCGTCGTGGTGAACACCTGCGGTTTCATCGAAGCGGCGAAGAAGGAGTCCATCGACGCCGTCCTCGCCGCCGCGGGCCAGGGCGCCAAGGTCGTCGCCGTCGGCTGCCTGGCCGAGCGTTACGGCCGCGAACTGGCCGACGCGCTGCCGGAAGCCGACGCGGTCCTGTCGTTCGACGACTACTCGCGGATCGGCGAGCGCGTCGCGGACGTCGTGCGCGGGCACGCACACCCGGCGCACACCCCGCGCGACCGCCGGAAGCTCCTGCCGATCACGCCGGCCGAGCGGCCCGCCGCGACCCCCGGGCGCGGTCCGCGCGTGCTGCGGCACCGGCTCGGCGGCGGCCCGGTGGCCTCGCTGAAGCTGGCATCGGGCTGCGACCGGCGCTGTTCCTTCTGCGCGATCCCGAGCTTCCGCGGCGCGTTCGTGTCACGCCCGCCCGCCGAGGTACTGGCCGAGGCCGAGTGGCTGGCCGGCCACGGCGTCCGGGAGCTGGTGCTGGTGAGCGAAAACTCGACGTCGTACGGCAAGGACCTCGGCGACCTGCGGGCGCTGGAGAAGCTGCTGCCGAAGCTCGCCGCCGTCGCCGACCGGGTCCGGGTGACCTACCTTCAGCCGGCCGAGCTGCGTCCGGGCCTGCTCGAGGTGATCGCCGGGACGCCCGGCGTCGCGCCGTACTTCGACCTGTCGTTCCAGCACGCGAGCGGCCCGGTGCTGCGCCGGATGCGCCGGTTCGGCGACCGGGACCGGTTCCTGGGGCTGCTCGGGCAGATCCGGGCGGCGGCGCCGGATGCCGGCGTGCGCTCCAACTTCATCGTGGGCTTCCCCGGCGAGACCGACGCCGACTTCGCCGAGCTGAAGCTGTTCCTGGAGCAGGCGCGGCTGGACGCGGCCGGCGTGTTCGGTTATTCGGACGAGGACGGCACCGAGGCCGCGGGCCTGCCGGGCAAGGTGCCGGCCCCGGTACTGGCCGAGCGCGTCGAGGAACTGTCGGTGCTCGCCGAGACCGTGGTTTCCCGCCGGGCGGCGGACCGCGTCGGCACGCGCACCGAGGTGCTGGCCGGGCCCGGCGGGCGCGGCTGGGCGGCGCACCAGGGCCCCGAGGTCGACGGGCACGTGACGTTCCGCGGCGTCGCGCCGGAGCCGGGTTCGCTGGTCCGGGCGGAAATCGTCGGCACCCGCGGCGTCGATCTCGAAGCGCGCGTCGTCACCCAAGAGCGCTGA
- the bla gene encoding class A beta-lactamase, with amino-acid sequence MPFLHARRAALAVLALGSLTACAAQAPVPPPTAPTRTVAAPDFAPLEHDFDARLGLYAVDTGSGREVAHRADERFGYASTHKAFSSAAVLQRTGLDGLAKILNYTRTDLQPNSPVTEQHVTTGISLRDAIDAALRYSDNTAANLLFRELGGPPGLAAALRGVGDTTTHVDRVEPGLNDLAPGDVRDTSTPRAMARGLRAFTLGDALPPEKRQVLTDTMRANTTGAALIRAGAPAGWAVADKTGTGGYATRDDIAVVWPPGRAPIVLVVMSDRKTQDAPHDDRLIAEAAKLAFSALG; translated from the coding sequence GTGCCGTTCCTCCACGCCCGGCGGGCCGCGCTCGCCGTGCTCGCCCTCGGGTCGCTGACCGCCTGCGCCGCCCAAGCCCCGGTCCCGCCGCCTACGGCACCGACGCGAACCGTCGCGGCCCCGGACTTCGCGCCGCTGGAACACGACTTCGACGCGCGTCTGGGCCTGTACGCCGTCGACACCGGCTCCGGCCGCGAAGTCGCTCACCGCGCCGACGAGCGCTTCGGGTACGCCTCCACGCACAAGGCCTTCTCCTCCGCCGCCGTCCTCCAGCGGACCGGCCTCGACGGGCTCGCCAAAATACTGAACTACACCCGCACCGACCTGCAGCCCAACTCCCCCGTCACCGAACAGCACGTCACCACCGGGATCTCCCTGCGCGACGCCATCGACGCGGCGCTGCGCTACAGCGACAACACCGCCGCGAACCTGCTGTTCCGGGAACTGGGCGGCCCGCCGGGGCTCGCCGCCGCGCTGCGCGGGGTCGGCGACACCACCACGCACGTCGACCGGGTCGAACCCGGCCTCAACGACCTCGCCCCGGGCGACGTCCGCGATACCAGCACGCCGCGCGCGATGGCCCGCGGCCTGCGCGCGTTCACCCTCGGCGACGCGCTGCCGCCGGAGAAGCGGCAGGTGCTGACCGACACGATGCGGGCCAACACGACCGGCGCCGCCCTGATCCGCGCGGGTGCGCCGGCCGGCTGGGCCGTCGCCGACAAGACCGGCACCGGTGGCTACGCGACGCGCGACGACATCGCCGTCGTCTGGCCGCCCGGGCGCGCGCCGATCGTCCTGGTCGTCATGTCCGACCGCAAGACCCAGGACGCGCCGCACGACGACCGCCTGATCGCGGAAGCGGCGAAGCTGGCCTTCAGCGCTCTTGGGTGA
- a CDS encoding NAD(P)H-dependent oxidoreductase, whose translation MTDEPASRPVVVLVAHPRPGSFNQALAARVRDTLTRAGRPVCFHDLYAEGFDPVLTADEAYTSGTRAEEFLAAEPDPLVRRHRDELRAAGGLVAIHPNWWGKPPAILSGWLDRILVPGVAYRLDDAGGAPESLLSLRRLLVVNTSDTPEDRERTLFGDPLDAIWRRCLAPYLGEPEVARLVLRVVADAGEERRAAWLDDVEAEVRRLFGGH comes from the coding sequence GTGACCGACGAACCGGCGTCCCGGCCGGTGGTGGTGCTGGTGGCCCACCCCCGGCCGGGGAGCTTCAACCAGGCGCTGGCCGCCCGGGTCCGCGACACGCTGACCCGCGCCGGGCGCCCGGTGTGCTTCCACGACCTCTACGCCGAAGGCTTCGACCCGGTGCTCACCGCCGATGAGGCCTACACGAGCGGGACCCGGGCGGAGGAGTTCCTCGCCGCCGAACCGGATCCGCTGGTGCGGCGCCACCGCGACGAGCTGCGCGCGGCCGGCGGGCTCGTCGCGATCCACCCGAACTGGTGGGGCAAGCCACCCGCGATCCTCAGCGGCTGGCTCGACCGGATCCTCGTGCCCGGCGTCGCCTACCGCCTCGACGACGCGGGCGGCGCGCCGGAGTCGCTGCTTTCGCTGCGCCGGCTGCTGGTCGTGAACACCTCCGACACGCCCGAAGACCGGGAGCGGACCCTGTTCGGCGACCCGCTCGACGCGATCTGGCGGCGTTGCCTCGCGCCCTACCTCGGCGAGCCGGAGGTCGCCCGGCTCGTGCTGCGCGTGGTCGCCGACGCCGGCGAAGAGCGCCGGGCGGCCTGGCTCGACGACGTCGAAGCCGAGGTCCGGCGCCTGTTCGGTGGTCACTGA
- a CDS encoding type 1 glutamine amidotransferase domain-containing protein: MARILLIVSAADRLRLADGTDHPTGFWAEEAAEPHRVLTEAGHHVDVATPGGRRPSADPISLDERGGVDPAAAARYRAHLDAVEGLASPLTLADVAVEDYDAFFLPGGHGPMADLTDDPALGRLLAAADAAGKVVAALCHGVAGLLAARRDDGSFPFAGRTMTAFSDEEERLGGLGDKTPFFVESRLRERGAVVTPGAAWSSTVVVDGNLVTGQNPQSSVDTAARVVRALASGARLAS, encoded by the coding sequence ATGGCACGGATTCTCCTGATCGTCTCGGCCGCCGATCGGCTGCGGCTCGCCGACGGCACCGACCACCCGACCGGCTTCTGGGCCGAGGAGGCCGCCGAGCCGCACCGCGTGCTCACCGAGGCCGGGCACCACGTCGACGTGGCCACGCCGGGCGGACGGCGGCCCTCGGCCGACCCGATCAGCCTCGACGAGCGGGGCGGCGTCGACCCGGCAGCGGCCGCGCGGTACCGCGCCCACCTCGACGCGGTCGAAGGGCTGGCCTCGCCGCTGACCCTCGCGGACGTCGCCGTCGAAGACTACGACGCCTTCTTCCTGCCCGGCGGGCACGGGCCGATGGCGGACCTGACCGACGACCCCGCGCTGGGACGGCTGCTCGCCGCCGCGGACGCCGCGGGCAAGGTCGTCGCCGCCCTCTGCCACGGGGTCGCCGGGCTCCTCGCCGCCCGCCGCGACGACGGCTCGTTCCCGTTCGCCGGCCGCACGATGACGGCGTTCAGCGACGAAGAGGAGCGGCTGGGCGGCCTCGGGGACAAGACGCCGTTCTTCGTCGAGTCCCGGCTGCGCGAGCGCGGCGCCGTCGTGACGCCCGGGGCGGCCTGGTCGAGCACTGTCGTCGTGGACGGGAACCTCGTCACCGGCCAGAACCCGCAGTCCAGTGTGGACACCGCGGCGCGGGTGGTGCGGGCGCTGGCGTCCGGAGCGCGCCTGGCAAGCTGA
- a CDS encoding LysR family transcriptional regulator translates to MPSLDLLSTFLAVYRRGSLSAAAAELGLTQPAVTGQLSRLENELGETLFTRSRHGAAPTARAVELAARIGTRIDELRGALAGDGDAAVPLDRVALGGASDAMAARILPALTPLTTRGLRLSVTLGLADELLAALAAARLDLVVSSVRPRDRALIATPMIDEEFVLVAAPALVRSVDPARLAAEPVAALAHLPLVAYADELPIIRRYWRSEFGRRPPNRVAVVVPDLRAILAAVVAGAGATVLPRYIAAGALEAGSVEPVHEPAVAPLNTWYLVTRTGTPPRPAVTLVRDRLLERAKAWGTV, encoded by the coding sequence GTGCCAAGTCTGGATCTGCTGAGCACGTTCCTCGCGGTCTACCGCCGTGGCTCCCTTTCGGCCGCGGCGGCGGAGCTGGGCCTGACCCAGCCGGCCGTCACCGGCCAGCTGTCCCGGTTGGAGAACGAGCTGGGCGAGACGCTGTTCACGCGGTCCCGCCACGGCGCGGCGCCGACCGCGCGGGCCGTGGAGCTGGCCGCGCGGATCGGCACGCGCATCGACGAGCTGCGCGGCGCGCTGGCCGGCGACGGCGATGCCGCCGTCCCGCTCGACCGGGTGGCGCTCGGCGGCGCGAGCGACGCGATGGCGGCCCGGATCCTGCCGGCGCTCACCCCGCTCACCACGCGTGGCCTGCGGCTGTCGGTGACGCTCGGCCTCGCGGACGAACTGCTGGCCGCACTCGCGGCGGCGCGGCTCGACCTGGTCGTGTCGTCGGTCCGGCCCCGCGACCGCGCGCTGATCGCCACGCCGATGATCGACGAGGAGTTCGTCCTGGTGGCGGCACCAGCGCTGGTCCGCAGCGTCGACCCGGCGCGGCTCGCGGCCGAGCCGGTCGCGGCGCTGGCCCACCTGCCGCTGGTGGCCTACGCGGACGAGCTGCCGATCATCCGCCGCTACTGGCGCAGCGAGTTCGGCCGCCGCCCGCCGAACCGGGTCGCGGTGGTGGTGCCGGACCTGCGCGCGATCCTGGCGGCGGTGGTGGCCGGGGCGGGCGCGACGGTGCTGCCGCGCTACATCGCGGCCGGCGCGCTCGAAGCCGGTTCGGTGGAACCGGTCCACGAACCCGCGGTGGCGCCGCTCAACACCTGGTACCTGGTGACGAGAACCGGCACACCACCGCGCCCGGCGGTCACCCTGGTCCGCGACCGCCTCCTCGAACGCGCCAAAGCCTGGGGCACGGTCTGA
- a CDS encoding DUF2795 domain-containing protein encodes MPAPDRTSLEQHLAETEYPCGRDELLRRAAAAGGGDSVLGSLGGLPEGDRYENFDAVWEAVSAKHIGGAP; translated from the coding sequence ATGCCTGCACCGGACCGAACCAGCCTCGAACAGCACCTGGCGGAAACCGAGTACCCGTGCGGCCGCGACGAGCTCCTGCGCCGGGCGGCCGCGGCCGGCGGCGGCGACTCGGTGCTCGGCTCCCTCGGCGGCCTGCCGGAGGGCGACCGGTACGAGAACTTCGACGCCGTGTGGGAGGCGGTGTCGGCCAAGCACATCGGCGGAGCGCCCTGA
- a CDS encoding PucR family transcriptional regulator, giving the protein MVDEEAVSERIRQIAGTLAGRAGELTGELVQLYAADLPQLVNDDERMVSLLSASVYQNIETALQIFQHGIDPATVEPPAAAMEYARRLAQRGTPVFDLIRAYDLGQAAMLDFGFQECIRLVDDAALLGAMMRRLLKVAYEFITRVVRQLVGVYQDERDKWLLNRSAARAAKVLDLLSENGGPPDVDAAEAVIGYRLRGRHVGMIVWHASEAFADDVLSLLESVAGAVLERVQGHGRPLFVPRDEAGAWVWLPLAPGASVRREHLDAVLAEAEPGVRVTVGDPGTGVAGFRDTHQQARRVHALALAAGEHCDRVLTFREVGTVALMASDLNAARLWVASTLGPLSADDENCGRLRDTLRVFLASGGSYTAAAAELTMHKNSVQYRVRKAQELLPRGLTDSRLDVELALNLCRRLGAAVLSAA; this is encoded by the coding sequence ATGGTGGACGAAGAAGCCGTCTCGGAGCGCATCCGGCAGATCGCCGGCACCCTCGCGGGCCGCGCGGGCGAGCTCACCGGCGAGCTGGTCCAGCTGTACGCGGCCGATCTCCCGCAGCTGGTCAACGACGACGAGCGCATGGTCAGCCTGCTGTCGGCGAGCGTCTACCAGAACATCGAGACGGCCCTGCAGATCTTCCAGCACGGCATCGACCCCGCGACCGTCGAGCCGCCGGCCGCGGCCATGGAGTACGCGCGGCGGCTGGCGCAGCGCGGCACGCCGGTGTTCGACCTGATCCGCGCGTACGACCTCGGGCAGGCCGCGATGCTCGACTTCGGGTTCCAGGAGTGCATCCGGCTGGTCGACGACGCCGCGCTGCTGGGGGCCATGATGCGCCGGCTGCTCAAGGTCGCCTACGAGTTCATCACGCGGGTGGTGCGCCAGCTCGTCGGCGTCTACCAGGACGAACGCGACAAGTGGCTGCTCAACCGCAGCGCCGCCCGGGCGGCGAAGGTGCTGGACCTGCTGAGCGAGAACGGCGGCCCGCCCGACGTCGACGCGGCCGAGGCGGTGATCGGCTACCGGCTGCGCGGCCGGCACGTGGGCATGATCGTCTGGCACGCGTCGGAGGCCTTCGCCGACGACGTGCTGTCGCTGCTGGAATCCGTCGCGGGCGCGGTGCTCGAACGCGTCCAGGGGCACGGCCGGCCGCTGTTCGTCCCGCGTGACGAGGCCGGCGCGTGGGTGTGGCTGCCGCTCGCGCCCGGCGCGTCGGTCCGCCGCGAGCACCTCGACGCGGTGCTGGCGGAGGCCGAACCCGGGGTGCGCGTGACGGTCGGCGACCCCGGCACGGGCGTCGCCGGCTTCCGCGACACGCACCAGCAGGCGCGCCGGGTGCACGCGCTGGCGCTGGCCGCGGGGGAGCACTGCGACCGGGTGCTGACCTTCCGCGAAGTCGGCACGGTGGCGTTGATGGCGAGCGACCTCAACGCGGCCCGGCTGTGGGTCGCGAGCACGCTCGGGCCGCTGAGCGCGGACGACGAGAACTGCGGGCGGCTGCGCGACACGCTGCGCGTGTTCCTCGCCTCCGGCGGCAGCTACACCGCCGCGGCGGCCGAGCTGACGATGCACAAGAACTCGGTGCAGTACCGCGTCCGCAAAGCGCAGGAGCTGCTGCCGCGCGGGCTCACCGACAGCCGCCTGGACGTCGAGCTGGCCTTGAACCTGTGCCGCCGGCTCGGGGCGGCGGTGCTGTCCGCGGCGTGA
- the selD gene encoding selenide, water dikinase SelD, which translates to MNPVALRLTQYAHGGGCACKIPPGELEEAVRGLTGGSPADPAGELLVGLETGDDAAAVRISGSTALIATTDFFTPVVDDAYDWGRIAAANALSDVYAMGGTPVVAVNLLGWPRETLPFELAGEVLRGGLDVCGKAGCHLAGGHSIDDPEPKYGLAVTGVADPARLLRNDAGRAGVPLTLTKPLGIGVLNARHKATGERFGQAIDVMTTLNDTAARAALAAGAVCATDVTGFGLLGHLHKLARASGVTARIDPAAVPYIEGAREALRDGYVSGGTRRNLDWVRPHVDLTRISADEALLLADAQTSGGLLVAGEVPGHPVIGELVPRGDHTIVVG; encoded by the coding sequence ATGAACCCCGTGGCCCTCCGACTGACCCAGTACGCCCACGGCGGCGGCTGCGCGTGCAAGATCCCGCCCGGCGAGCTGGAGGAGGCCGTCCGCGGCCTCACCGGCGGGTCCCCCGCCGACCCGGCGGGCGAGCTGCTCGTGGGCCTCGAGACCGGCGACGACGCGGCCGCGGTCCGGATCTCCGGCTCGACCGCGCTCATCGCGACCACGGACTTCTTCACCCCGGTGGTCGACGACGCCTACGACTGGGGACGCATCGCCGCGGCCAACGCGCTGTCCGACGTCTACGCCATGGGCGGCACCCCGGTCGTGGCGGTCAACCTGCTCGGCTGGCCGCGCGAGACGCTGCCGTTCGAACTGGCCGGCGAGGTGCTGCGCGGCGGCCTCGACGTCTGCGGCAAGGCGGGCTGCCACCTGGCGGGCGGGCACAGCATCGACGACCCGGAGCCCAAGTACGGGCTCGCGGTCACCGGCGTCGCGGACCCCGCGCGGCTGCTGCGCAACGACGCGGGCCGCGCGGGCGTGCCGCTGACGTTGACCAAGCCGCTGGGCATCGGCGTGCTGAACGCGCGGCACAAGGCCACCGGCGAGCGGTTCGGGCAGGCGATCGACGTGATGACGACGTTGAACGACACCGCGGCCCGCGCCGCGCTCGCCGCCGGGGCGGTCTGCGCCACCGACGTCACCGGCTTCGGCCTGCTCGGCCACCTGCACAAGCTGGCGCGCGCCAGCGGTGTCACGGCACGGATCGATCCGGCGGCGGTGCCGTACATCGAGGGCGCGCGCGAGGCGCTGCGCGACGGCTACGTCAGCGGCGGCACGCGGCGCAATCTGGACTGGGTACGCCCGCACGTGGACCTGACCCGGATTTCGGCGGACGAGGCGCTGCTGCTGGCCGACGCGCAGACGTCGGGCGGGCTGCTGGTCGCCGGCGAGGTGCCGGGCCACCCGGTGATCGGGGAGCTCGTGCCGCGCGGGGATCACACGATCGTCGTCGGCTGA
- a CDS encoding cysteine hydrolase family protein codes for MTTLTDRPNTALLIVDVQNGVMQGSHDRATVVANIAELVEKARAAGTDVVWVQHSSEELPRGSEQWEYVPELSRREPEPVVHKEYADSFEDTDLEEVLAARGIGRLVVAGAQTDECIRGTLHGAIARGYDATLVADAHTTEDLTAYGAPAPELVIAHTNLYWKYHRAPGRTAGTVPTAEVEFGVKASA; via the coding sequence ATGACGACGCTGACCGACCGCCCGAACACCGCCCTGCTGATCGTCGACGTCCAGAACGGCGTGATGCAGGGGTCCCACGACCGCGCGACGGTGGTCGCGAACATCGCCGAGCTGGTGGAGAAGGCCCGCGCGGCGGGGACCGACGTCGTGTGGGTGCAGCACTCGAGCGAGGAGCTGCCGCGCGGGAGCGAGCAGTGGGAGTACGTGCCGGAGCTGAGCCGCCGTGAGCCGGAACCGGTGGTGCACAAGGAGTATGCGGACTCGTTCGAGGACACGGACCTGGAGGAGGTCCTGGCGGCGCGCGGGATCGGCCGGCTGGTCGTGGCGGGAGCGCAGACGGACGAGTGCATCCGCGGGACGTTGCACGGAGCGATCGCACGGGGGTATGACGCCACGTTGGTGGCGGACGCGCACACGACCGAGGATCTGACGGCTTACGGAGCGCCGGCGCCGGAGCTGGTCATCGCGCACACGAACCTGTACTGGAAGTACCACCGGGCGCCTGGTCGTACGGCCGGGACGGTGCCGACTGCGGAGGTCGAGTTCGGGGTCAAGGCATCGGCCTGA
- the selA gene encoding L-seryl-tRNA(Sec) selenium transferase — protein sequence MGDPRRAIPRTDAVLAEPRVAKAAGTLGRDLVKAVVTDVQRAARNGEIAPGDVVDAVLARLPAGAASLRPVVNATGVVVHTNLGRAPLSAAALDALVAAGGATDVEFDLATGERARRGRGALAALAAAVPDAGGVHVVNNNAAALLLCALALAPGREIVVSRGELVEIGDGFRIPDLLAATGARLREVGTTNRTSVRDYADALGADTGFVLKVHPSNYRVTGFTSEAALGELAGLGVPVVADIGSGLLAPHPLLPAEPDATTALRAGATVVTASGDKLLGGPQAGLLLGDADLVERLRRHPAARALRVDKLTLAALEATLRGPRPPVRAALDTPVESLRQRARALARSLADVGAEAVSSVAAVGGGGAPGVELPSAAVSLPARYAAALRTGEPAVVGRVERDRCLLDLRTVRPEEDAKLLEAVRRCG from the coding sequence ATGGGTGACCCGCGCCGCGCGATCCCGCGGACCGACGCGGTCCTGGCCGAGCCGCGGGTCGCGAAAGCGGCCGGCACGCTCGGGCGTGACCTGGTCAAGGCCGTGGTCACCGACGTCCAGCGGGCCGCGCGGAACGGCGAGATCGCGCCGGGGGACGTCGTCGACGCCGTCCTCGCGCGGCTGCCGGCGGGCGCGGCGTCGCTGCGGCCGGTCGTCAACGCGACCGGTGTCGTCGTGCACACCAACCTCGGGCGCGCGCCGCTGTCCGCGGCCGCGCTGGACGCCCTGGTGGCGGCCGGCGGCGCCACCGACGTCGAGTTCGACCTCGCGACCGGCGAGCGGGCCCGCCGCGGGCGGGGCGCGCTGGCGGCGCTCGCCGCGGCCGTCCCGGACGCCGGCGGCGTGCACGTGGTCAACAACAACGCGGCCGCCCTGCTGCTGTGCGCGCTCGCACTGGCGCCGGGCCGGGAGATCGTCGTCAGCCGCGGCGAGCTGGTCGAGATCGGCGACGGCTTCCGCATCCCCGACCTCCTCGCGGCCACCGGCGCCCGGCTGCGCGAAGTCGGCACCACGAACCGGACGTCGGTCCGCGACTACGCCGACGCCCTCGGCGCGGATACCGGGTTCGTCCTGAAGGTGCACCCGTCCAACTACCGGGTCACCGGCTTCACGTCGGAAGCGGCGCTCGGCGAGCTGGCCGGCCTCGGCGTCCCCGTGGTCGCCGACATCGGGTCCGGCCTGCTGGCGCCGCACCCGCTCCTGCCGGCCGAGCCGGACGCCACGACCGCCCTGCGGGCCGGTGCCACGGTCGTCACGGCCAGCGGCGACAAGCTGCTCGGCGGCCCGCAGGCCGGCCTGCTGCTCGGCGACGCGGACCTCGTCGAACGGCTGCGCCGCCACCCGGCCGCCCGCGCGCTGCGCGTCGACAAGCTCACGCTCGCCGCACTCGAAGCGACGCTGCGCGGACCCCGCCCGCCGGTGCGCGCCGCTCTCGACACGCCCGTCGAGAGCCTGCGGCAGCGGGCCCGAGCCCTCGCCCGCAGCCTGGCGGACGTCGGCGCCGAAGCGGTGTCCTCGGTGGCGGCCGTCGGCGGCGGGGGCGCACCGGGCGTCGAGCTGCCCAGTGCCGCGGTGAGCCTGCCCGCCCGGTACGCGGCGGCACTGCGGACCGGCGAGCCCGCGGTCGTCGGCCGCGTCGAGCGGGACCGCTGCCTGCTCGACCTGCGGACCGTGCGCCCCGAAGAGGACGCGAAGCTGCTGGAAGCCGTGCGCCGATGCGGGTGA
- a CDS encoding antibiotic biosynthesis monooxygenase family protein: MSFTRPEPPYYAVIISSALDAADLDGYAAMDERMATLGRAQPGYLGRESRTDGNGRELTVLYYRDAESIEAWKQHPEHLEAQRRGREQWYADYHIEVAKVERAYGFRRQK, from the coding sequence GTGTCGTTCACAAGACCGGAACCACCGTACTACGCGGTGATCATCAGCAGCGCCCTCGACGCGGCCGACCTGGACGGTTACGCGGCGATGGACGAGCGAATGGCAACGCTGGGCCGGGCCCAGCCGGGCTACCTGGGCCGAGAGTCGCGGACCGACGGGAACGGCCGCGAGCTGACGGTGCTGTACTACCGCGACGCGGAGTCGATCGAGGCGTGGAAACAGCACCCGGAGCATTTGGAGGCCCAGCGCCGCGGCCGCGAGCAGTGGTACGCGGATTACCACATCGAGGTGGCGAAGGTGGAGCGAGCGTACGGCTTCAGGCGGCAGAAGTAG